In Rhododendron vialii isolate Sample 1 chromosome 9a, ASM3025357v1, the following are encoded in one genomic region:
- the LOC131300053 gene encoding 21 kDa protein-like produces MAGSCSNHFLIPLLILVTFTTYITSTSAARPVVARGTNNIEFIKTSCSSTTYPKLCYTTLATHASVIQTSPLLLTHTALSVTLNNTQSTYAMATKLLQSRNLSPGEVAAMHDCVEVLGDSVDQLRNSLGEMSRLQGSNFDLTMNDIQTWVSAAMTNEDTCTQGFSESKAIIKPVNCNYGSRINCGDVKNVLRGQVVNTAHLTSNALALVNNLASTRG; encoded by the coding sequence atggcaggTTCATGCTCTAATCATTTTCTCATTCCTCTTCTCATTCTTGTCACATTTACCACATACATTACCTCAACCTCGGCTGCCCGGCCGGTGGTGGCCAGAGGAACGAACAACATCGAGTTCATCAAAACATCATGCAGTTCAACGACTTACCCCAAACTTTGCTACACCACACTTGCAACCCACGCCAGCGTCATCCAAACAAGCCCTCTGCTTCTAACCCACACTGCCCTCTCGGTGACGCTCAACAACACTCAATCCACTTACGCAATGGCGACAAAGCTCTTGCAGAGCCGCAACCTGAGCCCCGGAGAGGTGGCCGCCATGCACGACTGCGTGGAGGTGCTGGGCGACTCGGTGGACCAGCTGAGGAACTCTCTGGGGGAAATGAGCCGACTCCAGGGCTCGAATTTCGATCTCACGATGAACGACATACAGACTTGGGTCAGCGCCGCCATGACGAACGAGGACACGTGCACTCAAGGATTTTCCGAAAGTAAGGCGATCATCAAACCGGTCAACTGTAATTATGGGAGTCGAATCAACTGCGGCGATGTGAAAAACGTCCTGAGGGGACAGGTTGTGAATACCGCACATTTGACTAGCAATGCCTTGGCTTTGGTTAACAATTTGGCTTCTACCCGTGGCTAG
- the LOC131300055 gene encoding 21 kDa protein-like — protein sequence MLYNTKKMAARNFSLLPLLLALLYISGTAASENFIRASCKATEYPAVCVQSLSAYASAIQQSPRQLALTALSVSQARAESMRAFVAKLTKFKGLKAREYGAIKDCLEEIGDSADRIQKSIQELNAASKSKGKDFLWHMSNVETWVSAALTDENTCLDGFSGQALDGRIKNSVRARVTNVAQVTSNALGLVNQFAAKS from the coding sequence ATGCTTTacaataccaaaaaaatggCAGCACGAAACTTCTCATTGCTACCACTGCTCCTCGCCCTGTTGTACATTTCCGGCACCGCTGCCTCGGAAAACTTCATCAGGGCCTCGTGCAAGGCCACCGAATACCCGGCGGTATGCGTCCAGTCTCTCTCGGCCTACGCCAGCGCAATCCAACAGAGCCCGCGCCAACTGGCCCTGACGGCCCTGTCAGTGAGCCAGGCGCGGGCCGAGTCAATGAGGGCGTTCGTGGCGAAGCTAACCAAATTCAAAGGGCTAAAGGCCAGAGAGTACGGAGCCATCAAGGACTGTCTGGAAGAGATAGGAGACAGCGCGGATCGGATTCAGAAGTCGATCCAGGAGCTGAACGCCGCGAGTAAAAGCAAGGGGAAGGACTTTCTGTGGCACATGAGTAACGTGGAGACTTGGGTTAGTGCTGCCCTGACTGATGAAAACACCTGTTTGGACGGGTTTTCGGGCCAGGCTCTGGATGGTAGAATCAAGAACTCGGTCAGGGCTCGAGTCACTAATGTTGCACAAGTCACTAGTAATGCACTAGGTTTGGTCAATCAGTTTGCCGCTAAGTCTTAG
- the LOC131300054 gene encoding 21 kDa protein-like, giving the protein MARTSLPLLALIVSLSYTAVAANDTTTELVDPMTFIEASCSATTYPPVCIRTLSKHAREIQERPHRLVQTALTEALARVETTKANMLKLTNMKGLKPMEYGALKDCLDQVAETVDRLSQSARELEKLGQAQGEDFSWHKSNVETWTNEALNQVRACVGGFSGQTLDGKIKDSVQAQTTKVGGLISMVLELVQQFEGKKLSH; this is encoded by the coding sequence ATGGCTAGAACATCCCTACCCTTGCTTGCCCTAATTGTGTCGCTATCCTACACTGCCGTCGCGGCCAACGACACCACAACCGAGTTGGTGGATCCCATGACTTTCATCGAGGCCTCGTGCAGCGCCACCACCTATCCTCCGGTCTGCATCCGAACTCTATCGAAGCACGCCAGGGAAATCCAAGAACGCCCACACCGATTGGTTCAAACCGCTTTGACAGAGGCCCTGGCCCGGGTGGAGACAACGAAGGCAAACATGTTGAAGCTGACCAACATGAAAGGCCTAAAGCCCATGGAGTATGGAGCCCTGAAGGATTGTTTGGATCAGGTCGCGGAGACTGTGGACCGGCTCAGCCAATCGGCTCGTGAGCTCGAGAAATTGGGCCAAGCCCAAGGTGAGGACTTTTCATGGCACAAGAGCAATGTAGAAACTTGGACAAACGAGGCCTTAAATCAGGTGAGGGCTTGTGTGGGCGGGTTTTCGGGCCAAACTTTGGATGGGAAGATTAAGGACTCGGTTCAGGCCCAGACCACTAAGGTTGGAGGCCTCATAAGCATGGTGCTAGAATTAGTTCAACAATTTGAAGGGAAGAAATTGAGCCATTAA
- the LOC131300052 gene encoding uncharacterized protein LOC131300052, producing MQHRKPAVGNGRPSGTDGSDFSYRMVVDSRYTKVAKGKSRLSALIFTQAIVQLVGVVSLLLSIPKGEGPDTLAISSTAISFLSFLVGELGRRRSRVNFLRFYMFASSIAVTISIARVGSSNFLAEVIRDQSRWETKKFELFNIAGVLLGLLLQIFTVSTTISLIHNMSPPKRAS from the exons atgcagcACAGGAAACCAGCAGTTGGTAATGGAAGACCATCGGGAACGGACGGCTCTGATTTCTCCTACCGCATGGTCGTCGACTCCA GGTATACAAAGGTAGCCAAAGGAAAGTCTCGTCTCTCTGCCCTCATCTTCACTCag GCTATTGTACAATTGGTAGGAGTGGTGAGCTTATTGCTATCAATACCAAAGGGGGAGGGTCCTGACACACTTGCTATTTCGTCCACAGCAATCAgctttctctctttcttagTGGGAGAATTAG GCCGAAGGCGTAGCAGAGTGAACTTTTTGAGGTTTTACATGTTCGCCTCATCTATAGCAGTAACGATTTCAATTGCTCGTGTTGGTAGCAGTAATTTCTTGGCTGAG GTTATCCGAGATCAAAGTCGGTGGGAAACAAAAAagtttgaactgttcaatataGCAGGTGTTCTTCTTG GTCTACTGTTACAAATTTTTACGGTCAGTACAACGATTTCTCTTATTCATAATATGTCTCCTCCCAAGAGAGCTTCTTGA